The Pongo abelii isolate AG06213 chromosome 20, NHGRI_mPonAbe1-v2.0_pri, whole genome shotgun sequence genome window below encodes:
- the CACNG8 gene encoding voltage-dependent calcium channel gamma-8 subunit, whose translation PRSQPPPRRPLPSPAGPGPPASACAVTSPAAGTAPPPLPRWWPTAPRLPVVKLESLKRWNEERGLWCEKGVQVLLTTVGAFAAFGLMTIAISTDYWLYTRALICNTTNLTAGGDEGSPHRGGSGASEKKDPGGLTHSGLWRICCLEGLKRGVCVKINHFPEDTDYDHDSAEYLLRVVRASSIFPILSAILLLLGGVCVAASRVYKSKRNIILGAGILFVAAGLSNIIGVIVYISANAGEPGPKRDEEKKNHYSYGWSFYFGGLSFILAEVIGVLAVNIYIERSREAHCQSRSDLLKAGGGAGGSGGSGPSAILRLPSYRFRYRRRSRSSSRSSEPSPSRDASPGGPGGPGFASTDISMYTLSRDPSKGSVAAGLAGAGGGGGGAVGAFGGAAGGAGGGGGGGGGGAGAERDRGVASGFLTLHNAFPKEAGGGVTVTVTGPPAAPAPAPPAPSAPAPGTLAKEAAASNTNTLNRKTTPV comes from the exons CCCCGATCGCAGCCTCCTCCTCgccgccccctccccagccccgccGGCCCCGGGCCCCCCGCTTCTGCCTGCGCTGTGACCTCCCCAGCCGCCGGCACGGCCCCGCCCCCGCTGCCCCGGTGGTGGCCCACGGCCCCCCGGCTGCCCGTGGTCAAACTGGAGTCGCTGAAGCGCTGGAACGAAGAGCGGGGCCTCTGGTGCGAGAAGGGGGTGCAGGTGCTGCTGACGACGGTGGGCGCCTTCGCCGCCTTCGGCCTCATGACCATCGCCATCAGCACCGACTACTGGCTCTACACGCGCGCCCTCATCTGCAACACCACCAACCTCACGGCCGGCGGCGACGAAGGGTCCCCCCACCGCGGGGGCAGCGGCGCCTCGGAGAAGAAGGACCCCGGCGGCCTCACGCACTCGGGCCTCTGGAGGATCTGCTGCCTGGAAG GGTTGAAAAGAGGCGTCTGCGTGAAGATCAATCATTTCCCGGAGGACACGGACTACGACCACGACAGCGCGGAGTATCTACTCC GAGTTGTCCGGGCCTCCAGCATCTTCCCCATCCTTAGCGCCATCCTGCTGCTGCTCGGGGGTGTGTGCGTGGCGGCCTCCCGCGTCTACAAATCCAAGAGGAACATCATTCTGGGCGCAGGGATCCTGTTCgtggcagcag GCCTGAGCAACATCATCGGCGTGATCGTGTACATCTCGGCCAACGCGGGCGAGCCGGGCCCGAAGCGGGACGAGGAGAAGAAAAACCACTACTCGTACGGCTGGTCCTTCTACTTCGGCGGGCTGTCGTTCATCCTGGCCGAGGTGATAGGCGTGCTGGCCGTCAACATCTACATCGAGCGCAGCCGCGAGGCGCACTGCCAGTCTCGCTCGGACCTGCTCAAGGCCGGCGGGGGCGCGGGCGGCAGTGGCGGGAGCGGCCCCTCGGCCATCCTCCGTCTGCCCAGTTACCGCTTCCGCTACCGCCGCCGCTCCCGCTCTAGCTCCCGCTCCAGCGAGCCGTCGCCGTCGCGGGACGCGTCTCCCGGCGGCCCCGGGGGCCCGGGCTTTGCCTCCACGGACATCTCCATGTACACGCTCAGCCGCGACCCCTCCAAGGGCAGCGTGGCCGCGGGGCTGGCgggggccggcggcggcggcggcggcgccgtgGGGGCGTTCGGCGGCGCGGCCGGGGGCGCCGGGGGCGGCGgcggaggaggcggcggcggggCGGGTGCCGAGCGGGACCGCGGGGTGGCGTCCGGCTTCCTCACGCTGCACAACGCCTTCCCCAAGGAGGCGGGCGGCGGCGTCACGGTCACGGTCACCGGGCCGCCCGCCGCGCCCGCGCCCGCGCCACCCGCGCCCTCTGCGCCCGCCCCCGGGACCCTGGCCAAGGAGGCCGCCGCCTCCAACACCAACACGCTCAACAGGAAAACCACGCCTGTGTAG